The following DNA comes from Pseudomonas triticicola.
CAAGGCAGTCGGCGCCACCGCTGACGAAGTGCCGGAAATGCAACTGGCCGAAACAAAATACAACCGCGCCAAAGCCAGCATGGCCGACGAGTCCTATCGCAACGCGCGCATGCGTGCCGAGCAGGCCGAACTGGATGCACGTCTGGCCGAGGCCAAGGTGCTGACGAAAAAAAGTGAAGAACAGCTGAATGTGCTCAATACCCGCATTGTCCGCCTGCGCAAGCAGCTGCAACTGGGGGAAGCACAATGAGCCTCAAGTCCAATGCTCTCGGCATTCTGCTTCTTGCCGGTTGCGCCAGCCTGTACGGCTGCGCCGGCCAGCACAGCGAGGCGGCGCTGCAACAGGCTGGCGCTGATTTCCAGAAGGTCAAGGAAGATTCCAACGTCCTGCGCATCGCGCCGAAAGACGTGATCCGCGCCGGCGAATCCCTGGCCCGCGCCGATCGACTGTCGACCTATTGGGGCAGCGGTGCCGACGTGGTGCATTACGCCTACCTGAGCCAGCGCTACAGCGAAATCGCCCGCGAGCACACCAACCAGGCGCTCAACGAGGAACGCGCAGCCAAGCTCGAGCTTGAGCGTCAGCGTCTGCAACTGGCCCTGCGCGAATCGAAACTGCTCAGCGTGCAGCAACAAGGCAAGTGGCTGGAGGAACAGATCGTCGCGCTGGCGACCACGCAGACTGATCGCGGCCTGGTGATGACCCTCGGCGACGTGTTGTTCGACACCGGCCAGGCGGAACTGAAAAACTCGGCCAACCGCGTCGTGCTGAAGATCGTCCAGTTCCTGCAACTGAACCCCAAGCGAGTGGTGCGCATTGAGGGTTACACCGACAGCACTGGTGGCCGACAGGAAAACCTCAAACTGTCCCGCGATCGCGCGCAATCGGTGGCTGACGTGCTGGTCGATCTGGGTATCGACGAAAAACGCATTCAGGTCGAAGGTTACGGCGACCAGTTCCCGGTCGATGCCAACGCCTCCGAGCGTGGACGGGCGCAGAACCGCCGCGTAGAAATCGTGTTCTCTGACGAAAAAGGCCAGCTCGGCGCCGCCCGCTGAGGGCTGCGTCTCTGGAAAGCCCGGACTGTCATGCAGTGCCGGGCTTTTTTGTGTCTGTCGATTGCCGCGCAAAACCGTACAGATGGGGCAGACACCGCACTGTACGGTCGAGTAATCTGGCAACTGTCCCAGTACACTTCTAAACTGTTCCGGTATTGTTTCAGACAAGAATAAAACGCCCGTGAAATCGAGTGCTGCGTCATGACCAATCTCTTGCTCTACCAACGTATTGCTCAGCAACTGGCCGAAGACATCCGCCGTGGTGTCTATCAACCGGGGGAGCGCGTGCCTTCGGTGCGCAAGATGAGTTCGCAGCTCAACGTCAGCCATGCGACGGTGTTGCAGGCGTATGCCAACCTTGAGGATCAGGGCCTGATCCGCGCCCGGCCACAGTCGGGTTACTACGTACACCAGACCCCCGCGCTGACCGCGCCCACGCCGGACATTGCCCGGGTCGAACGGCCGGGGCTGGTGACGCGCAGCAGCATCATTCAGCAGGTATTGGTCGAATCCCGCCGCGAAGGCGTGTTTCCGCTGGGCGCTGCGGTGCCGAGTGTCGATTATCTGCCGGTGCGCGCGCTGCATCAGCAACTGGCCAAGGTCACCCGGTTTCACAGCCCACGGGCGTTCAGCTACATGTTCAGCCCCGGCTTCGAACCGCTGCGCCGGCAAGTGGCGATCCGCATGCGTGACGCCGGCGTGGTGGTCGATCCATCGGAAGTGGTGATCACCCACGGCTGTGTCGACGCCTTGCAGATGTCGTTGCGCGTGCTGACCCGGCCGGGCGATCTGATCGCAGCCGAATCGCCGACCTATTACGGCCTGCTGCAACTGGCCGATCTGCTCGGCCTGAAAGTCATCGAAATCCCCAGCGATCCCGCCACCGGCATGAGTCTGGAAGCCTTGCAACTGGCCGCCAACCAGTGGTCGATCAAGGCGCTGGTGCTGACCACGCGCCTGAGCAACCCCCTCGGCGGGACCATGCCGGAAGAGCGGCAGAAACAGTTGTTGCGTCTGGCCTCGGATTTCGACATTCAGATTGTCGAAGACGATATCTACGGCGAACTGATGTTCGAACAGGGCCGCACCAAAGCGCTGAAAGCCTACGACCGCCTGGATCGGGTGATCTACTGCTCGAGCTTCTCCAAAACCCTGTCACCGGGTGTGCGCATCGGCTGGATGATCGCCGGCAAATACCAGCAGGAAATTCAGCGCCTGCAAACTTTCAGCACCCATTCGGCGTGCAGCGTTACGCAGATGGCGATTGCCGCGTATCTGGAAAACGGCGGTTATGACCGGCATTTACGCTATATCCGCCAGGAATACCGGAAGAACCTCAGCGCCTTCCAGCTGGCGGTGCAGCAGCACTTCCCCGAGGGCACGCAAATGTCCCGGCCCACGGGCGGTTTCATACTCTGGGTGAGCTTGCCGGGGCGGGTCAACACTCAGGAATTGCATGTCCGCGCGCTGCAACAAGGCATCAGCATCGCGCCGGGGCTGATCTTCAGTAACACCGAGCAGTTCAACCACTGTATCCGCCTCAACTGCGGCATCCCGTGGAACCGCGAAGCGGAGCGGGCGCTGATGACGCTGGGTCTGTTGGCCACCCAACTGTGTCAGGAAACCGCTGGCGGATTCTGAACGGGGAGGGCGCTGAGGCTTGTCATGTGACGCACAACAGGCGAGCATGTGGCCCTCTGCCGTTAGTTCGTTGGGTCCATGAAAGCGATTGTTCCTGCCGCGTGGGTATTGCTGGGTTTGCTGATGGTCGGTCAGGCACCGGG
Coding sequences within:
- a CDS encoding DUF4398 domain-containing protein, which produces MSIRPLFAAVAVLALAGCASDPAPSEQMRLTEQAIVQAKAVGATADEVPEMQLAETKYNRAKASMADESYRNARMRAEQAELDARLAEAKVLTKKSEEQLNVLNTRIVRLRKQLQLGEAQ
- a CDS encoding OmpA family protein, with translation MSLKSNALGILLLAGCASLYGCAGQHSEAALQQAGADFQKVKEDSNVLRIAPKDVIRAGESLARADRLSTYWGSGADVVHYAYLSQRYSEIAREHTNQALNEERAAKLELERQRLQLALRESKLLSVQQQGKWLEEQIVALATTQTDRGLVMTLGDVLFDTGQAELKNSANRVVLKIVQFLQLNPKRVVRIEGYTDSTGGRQENLKLSRDRAQSVADVLVDLGIDEKRIQVEGYGDQFPVDANASERGRAQNRRVEIVFSDEKGQLGAAR
- a CDS encoding PLP-dependent aminotransferase family protein translates to MTNLLLYQRIAQQLAEDIRRGVYQPGERVPSVRKMSSQLNVSHATVLQAYANLEDQGLIRARPQSGYYVHQTPALTAPTPDIARVERPGLVTRSSIIQQVLVESRREGVFPLGAAVPSVDYLPVRALHQQLAKVTRFHSPRAFSYMFSPGFEPLRRQVAIRMRDAGVVVDPSEVVITHGCVDALQMSLRVLTRPGDLIAAESPTYYGLLQLADLLGLKVIEIPSDPATGMSLEALQLAANQWSIKALVLTTRLSNPLGGTMPEERQKQLLRLASDFDIQIVEDDIYGELMFEQGRTKALKAYDRLDRVIYCSSFSKTLSPGVRIGWMIAGKYQQEIQRLQTFSTHSACSVTQMAIAAYLENGGYDRHLRYIRQEYRKNLSAFQLAVQQHFPEGTQMSRPTGGFILWVSLPGRVNTQELHVRALQQGISIAPGLIFSNTEQFNHCIRLNCGIPWNREAERALMTLGLLATQLCQETAGGF